The following coding sequences lie in one Pontibacter sp. G13 genomic window:
- the dusB gene encoding tRNA dihydrouridine synthase DusB yields MVKIDKVDVGSFPLLLAPMEDVSDPPFRVLCKEFGADVVYTEFISSEGLIRSADKSVQKLDIYDEERPVGIQIFGSEIESMRMCARIVEQAQPEFLDINYGCPVKKVAGKGAGAGILKDICKMESLTREIVQSTDLPVTAKTRLGWDEKTIRIQEVALRLQDAGIKALSIHGRTRKQMYKGEADWTQIGEVAAHPDIEIPIFGNGDVDSPQKALLMRETYPVQGIMIGRASIGYPWIFREIKHFFETGETLAPPTIQERVDVCKRHFLMSMEWKGERLTLFEMRRHYTAYFKGIPNFKPYRMKLVNSNDVQEILETLDIVGETFNPDDPNSAQIGGMEGTKSAKFINLGPIRSGDSVKEWLKVPALQDLKNAK; encoded by the coding sequence GTGGTGAAGATTGATAAGGTCGATGTAGGATCATTCCCATTGCTTTTGGCACCCATGGAGGATGTGAGCGACCCACCGTTCCGTGTACTCTGTAAAGAATTCGGGGCAGATGTGGTCTATACGGAGTTTATCAGTTCTGAGGGACTCATACGCTCCGCGGACAAGAGCGTTCAAAAATTGGATATCTACGACGAAGAACGTCCTGTCGGCATCCAGATTTTTGGAAGTGAGATCGAATCCATGCGCATGTGCGCGAGGATTGTGGAGCAGGCTCAACCAGAATTTTTGGACATCAACTATGGCTGTCCAGTCAAAAAAGTCGCAGGTAAAGGTGCAGGAGCCGGTATCCTCAAGGATATCTGCAAGATGGAATCCCTCACTCGTGAGATTGTCCAGTCCACGGATCTGCCCGTTACCGCCAAAACCCGCCTCGGCTGGGATGAGAAAACCATCCGCATTCAGGAAGTGGCATTGAGGCTACAGGATGCTGGAATCAAGGCGTTGTCCATCCACGGTCGAACTCGCAAGCAGATGTACAAAGGAGAGGCCGACTGGACCCAAATCGGGGAAGTCGCAGCCCATCCAGATATCGAGATTCCCATTTTCGGGAATGGAGACGTCGATTCTCCCCAAAAGGCCCTTTTGATGCGTGAAACCTATCCGGTTCAAGGCATCATGATCGGCCGAGCTAGTATCGGATATCCTTGGATCTTCCGGGAGATCAAGCACTTCTTCGAAACCGGAGAGACGCTGGCTCCTCCTACGATCCAGGAACGTGTGGACGTGTGTAAGCGACATTTTCTGATGTCGATGGAGTGGAAAGGGGAACGATTGACCTTGTTTGAAATGCGGAGACACTATACGGCTTACTTCAAGGGAATCCCGAATTTCAAGCCGTATCGGATGAAACTGGTGAACTCCAATGATGTCCAAGAAATCTTGGAAACGCTTGACATCGTCGGTGAAACATTTAACCCAGATGATCCGAATTCCGCTCAGATCGGCGGAATGGAAGGTACCAAATCCGCAAAATTCATCAATCTCGGCCCAATCCGTTCTGGAGATTCTGTGAAGGAATGGTTGAAGGTACCGGCATTGCAAGACCTCAAAAACGCGAAATAG
- a CDS encoding CPBP family intramembrane glutamic endopeptidase: protein MQLIQSIRQLAQSQAWFTVLLAFFLYLLCTMVLMGTFMLTMTEGIGIDLQAILTGAWDQSPNAKGIFQLTQFFNQAFTWGAAAFLTALVLGNPKKELALSAPKSSFPFGPLIISILAALILVVSMPLVEACTLRPDQVSLPDWLKDWEFQMKQNEERTQMILGRLFLDESWGMLLVNLVVFALMPAICEELFFRGVIQNQLSKRFSPQLAIILTGFVFSAVHFQIYGLFSRALLGILLGFFVYQSGSLIPGIVAHFCFNGIQVIGAFVAAQSGSVSVEELFEPSAQSVGMLSVSAGLMGLLLFLFIRTTSKLDQDL from the coding sequence TTGCAATTGATTCAATCCATCCGACAGCTCGCGCAATCACAGGCTTGGTTCACTGTGTTGCTCGCTTTTTTCCTGTATCTCCTCTGCACAATGGTGCTGATGGGAACATTCATGTTGACGATGACGGAAGGAATAGGGATCGATCTTCAAGCGATTTTGACGGGAGCGTGGGATCAGTCGCCCAATGCCAAAGGCATATTCCAGCTGACGCAATTCTTCAATCAGGCCTTTACGTGGGGAGCTGCGGCATTTCTGACTGCACTCGTTTTGGGGAATCCTAAGAAAGAACTGGCTTTATCCGCTCCCAAATCCTCCTTTCCTTTTGGGCCATTGATCATCAGCATCCTTGCAGCGCTGATCTTGGTGGTTTCCATGCCGTTGGTGGAAGCCTGTACCCTCCGGCCTGACCAGGTGAGTTTACCCGATTGGCTGAAGGATTGGGAATTCCAGATGAAACAGAACGAGGAGCGAACCCAGATGATCTTAGGGAGGTTGTTCCTTGATGAAAGCTGGGGGATGCTTTTGGTGAATCTGGTCGTTTTTGCACTGATGCCCGCGATCTGTGAGGAGCTGTTTTTCAGAGGAGTTATTCAGAACCAGTTGTCCAAACGCTTTTCTCCCCAGTTGGCGATCATTTTAACCGGATTCGTCTTCAGCGCTGTTCATTTCCAGATATATGGATTGTTTTCTCGGGCGCTGCTTGGGATCTTGTTAGGGTTTTTTGTGTACCAAAGTGGCAGTCTGATTCCGGGGATTGTGGCGCATTTTTGCTTCAATGGCATTCAGGTTATTGGCGCATTTGTAGCGGCCCAATCGGGGAGTGTGTCGGTGGAGGAATTATTTGAGCCGAGTGCCCAATCTGTAGGAATGCTAAGCGTTTCTGCGGGATTGATGGGCCTTTTGTTATTTTTGTTCATTCGGACAACCTCCAAATTGGATCAAGATTTATGA
- a CDS encoding phosphatidate cytidylyltransferase, which produces MNRNLILRIITAVAGVGLIIPALVWSPYGIWFFCALLSTAGLWEYLGISGVSTKRYRIPSLIAGILIWLLVLFQLSSDLVGVGQIPDKLIWVGAILILPLVELFALFNSQEKHPMETVSSVAMAFIYCFLPFFLLYDLSIPKIAAEYDFWLPLGILILTWALDTMAYFSGRFFGKHPLFPRISPKKTWEGAIGGAIFCLAFGYGLQYFLQPDSYNWIIISGIICVFSQFGDLVESMYKRSVDLKDSGSLLPGHGGILDRFDGMYLSLPFLYLYFSLL; this is translated from the coding sequence ATGAATCGAAACCTTATACTCAGAATCATTACCGCCGTTGCAGGGGTAGGGCTCATCATCCCTGCACTGGTATGGTCCCCTTACGGAATATGGTTTTTTTGCGCGTTGCTGTCCACTGCTGGGCTGTGGGAATATTTGGGGATTTCTGGGGTTTCGACAAAACGCTATCGGATTCCTAGCTTGATTGCGGGCATCCTGATTTGGCTATTAGTGCTGTTTCAGCTTTCCTCAGATCTGGTAGGTGTGGGGCAGATTCCGGATAAATTAATCTGGGTGGGAGCGATTCTGATACTTCCATTGGTGGAATTATTTGCCTTATTTAACTCTCAGGAGAAGCACCCGATGGAGACCGTTTCCAGTGTGGCAATGGCCTTCATTTATTGTTTTCTCCCCTTCTTCTTACTGTATGATCTTTCTATCCCCAAAATCGCTGCAGAATACGATTTTTGGCTTCCCTTGGGAATCCTGATTTTAACTTGGGCTTTGGACACAATGGCATATTTTTCTGGTCGCTTTTTCGGCAAGCATCCATTGTTTCCCCGTATTAGCCCCAAGAAAACCTGGGAAGGCGCGATAGGTGGAGCTATTTTTTGCTTGGCCTTCGGATACGGCCTTCAATATTTTTTGCAACCAGATAGCTACAATTGGATAATCATCTCTGGGATCATCTGTGTGTTCAGCCAGTTCGGTGACTTGGTGGAATCGATGTATAAGCGGAGTGTAGATTTGAAGGATTCGGGTTCACTATTGCCGGGACATGGAGGGATCTTGGATAGGTTCGACGGAATGTACCTGTCGCTGCCGTTCCTATATTTGTATTTTTCCCTCCTATAA